In one Pirellulaceae bacterium genomic region, the following are encoded:
- a CDS encoding sulfotransferase domain-containing protein: MTHLDLSTKPNLFLVGAPKCGTTSLYYHLGQHPDIFMSNPKEPHYFSTDLKWRFRGPPLNTEESYLELFEDANDYLIRGEASVWYLYSKIAAQRIYEFNQNAKIMIILRDPVEMVYSLFRFAVKNGSETIRSFRDALAAEPARRRGEQLPRSLLMKSLLLYRAAASYKNQVDRYTAQFDRSQLKFILFDDLVAQPHHVCSDLFDFLDLKTDVRIDCTPQNETTDLEIERINWIRRRFPRQFQFAGQFFTGLPRQIILGVFSAVCPKPITITEPMPEDLRVELRDYFRADVEQIAEILQRDLSHWGH; encoded by the coding sequence ATGACGCATTTAGATCTATCCACCAAACCCAATCTATTCCTTGTTGGTGCTCCGAAATGCGGAACCACATCGTTGTACTATCACCTTGGACAGCACCCTGACATTTTTATGTCAAATCCCAAGGAGCCGCACTATTTTTCCACCGATTTGAAATGGCGTTTCCGAGGACCCCCGCTCAATACTGAGGAGTCCTATCTAGAACTATTTGAAGATGCAAATGATTATTTGATACGCGGCGAAGCATCCGTTTGGTACCTCTACTCCAAGATTGCGGCACAGCGCATTTACGAATTCAATCAGAATGCGAAAATCATGATCATCTTGCGTGACCCAGTCGAAATGGTTTACTCGCTGTTTCGTTTCGCTGTCAAAAATGGGTCCGAAACAATTCGATCCTTTCGGGATGCATTGGCTGCTGAACCCGCCAGACGCCGAGGTGAACAGTTGCCGCGGTCACTGCTCATGAAAAGCCTCCTTCTTTATCGTGCGGCCGCATCGTATAAGAATCAGGTCGATCGCTACACCGCGCAATTCGACCGTTCGCAACTGAAATTCATTCTATTTGACGATTTGGTCGCCCAACCACATCACGTATGCTCTGATCTCTTTGACTTCCTCGATCTAAAAACCGATGTACGGATTGACTGCACTCCTCAAAACGAAACGACTGATTTGGAAATCGAACGGATCAATTGGATTCGACGAAGATTCCCAAGACAGTTCCAATTTGCGGGCCAATTTTTTACCGGTCTTCCGAGGCAGATAATCCTCGGCGTCTTCAGCGCAGTCTGCCCAAAACCAATCACGATTACGGAACCAATGCCGGAAGACCTACGTGTTGAATTACGCGATTACTTTCGCGCTGATGTGGAACAAATTGCGGAAATCCTTCAACGCGACTTGAGTCATTGGGGCCATTGA
- a CDS encoding UbiA family prenyltransferase, producing MQRGEGDTVLTPVPLKLPDSFETPVIFVDLERTLIDADLMYEAIVDAVRSDTRNLCRIPLWAAAGSLTLKNEMRHVAKPSRFLPFRDELLSFLRSEHQYGVRIVLATASHQDWAEAIASRVDMIDGVLATDARTNLKGAAKLAEIQRFCREHEYDSWGYIGDDDSDLSIWKAATVAYAIDRSSRGIRKFEEIESSARVFGSSVSSWRARVESLRPYQWVKNLLLFVPLIVSHQIFNLPLLVLTSLAFIAYSSTASFIYLLNDLLDLNADRQHPVKRNRPLASGRLAITQAAGIMVILAIISIGFASVLPWGFQFVLLLYAMASVSYAFWLKTKPIVDVMLLASLYTLRVIAGGAASDVVPSAWLLAFSLFLFTSLAFAKRYAELYRLRSEAGDKVPGRGYQVNDLGLLETFGAISGYLAVLVIALYIQSPAINALYQRPAFLWLLCPLILYWVSRLWLLARRGSLVEDPVVFVTRDRVSLVIFLVSIAVLVAAT from the coding sequence GTGCAAAGAGGTGAGGGTGACACAGTGTTAACGCCAGTTCCTCTCAAGCTTCCGGACTCTTTTGAAACGCCCGTTATCTTCGTCGATCTCGAAAGAACCTTGATTGATGCAGATTTGATGTATGAAGCGATCGTCGATGCAGTTCGTAGCGATACTCGCAATCTGTGTCGTATTCCGCTCTGGGCTGCTGCCGGATCGTTGACGCTGAAAAATGAAATGCGGCACGTTGCAAAGCCGAGCCGTTTTCTTCCGTTCCGCGATGAATTGCTAAGCTTCTTGCGTTCTGAGCATCAATATGGCGTGCGGATCGTACTCGCGACTGCCTCACACCAAGATTGGGCGGAGGCGATTGCTTCCAGAGTTGACATGATCGATGGTGTTCTGGCAACGGACGCCCGCACCAACCTGAAAGGTGCTGCAAAGCTGGCTGAGATTCAGCGTTTTTGTCGTGAGCACGAGTATGACTCTTGGGGCTACATTGGAGACGACGATTCAGATCTTTCCATCTGGAAGGCTGCTACAGTTGCCTATGCCATTGATCGGAGTTCAAGAGGCATTCGAAAGTTTGAGGAAATTGAATCGTCAGCGCGTGTGTTCGGATCATCCGTTTCGAGCTGGCGAGCACGGGTGGAAAGCCTCCGACCCTACCAGTGGGTCAAGAATTTGTTGCTGTTCGTCCCGCTGATAGTCAGCCACCAAATTTTCAACTTGCCGTTACTGGTTCTGACGTCGTTGGCTTTCATTGCTTACAGTTCCACCGCGTCTTTCATCTACCTGCTCAACGATTTGCTGGATCTGAATGCCGATCGGCAACATCCGGTTAAACGGAATCGTCCCTTGGCTTCCGGTCGTTTGGCGATCACTCAGGCGGCAGGCATCATGGTGATCTTGGCAATCATCTCGATTGGCTTCGCCTCGGTTCTTCCGTGGGGATTTCAGTTTGTCTTACTGCTTTACGCAATGGCCAGCGTCTCCTACGCCTTCTGGTTGAAAACCAAGCCGATAGTTGATGTGATGTTACTGGCAAGCTTATATACGCTTCGCGTGATTGCAGGAGGCGCGGCTTCAGATGTTGTCCCCTCTGCATGGCTATTGGCGTTTTCTCTGTTTCTCTTTACTTCTCTGGCATTTGCAAAGCGATATGCCGAACTGTATCGCTTGCGGTCGGAGGCTGGTGACAAAGTTCCTGGTCGGGGCTATCAGGTTAATGATCTTGGATTGTTGGAGACGTTTGGAGCAATTAGTGGTTATTTGGCTGTGTTGGTGATCGCTCTTTATATTCAAAGCCCTGCCATAAATGCCCTTTATCAGAGGCCCGCGTTTCTTTGGCTGCTGTGTCCCTTAATCTTGTACTGGG